A section of the Solitalea canadensis DSM 3403 genome encodes:
- a CDS encoding glycosyltransferase family 39 protein produces MENKQTTWLQRNAIILTFVVLKLLIHLLTNHNYGFHRDEFLYLAEGDHLDWGYLEVPPFISILAFIVNNVLGSSIEAVRLFPTLFGAAIVALSGLMAREMGAKRFGEFLACFTVLFSLVFLRVSLLFQPVIIEVFFWTLFGYLLIRYINEGTTKWLIYLGIAFGLGMMNKYSSAFFIFSMGVAMLFTNERKLLINKYFWISALIAFLIFLPNLFWQYSYNFPVVHHMKELRETQLVNVKPINFFVDQLLMNITALPVVLLGFYALIFTRSRYKLIGLTALFVILLLLITSGKSYYTIGVYPMVMAGGAVFIEKITSSKLAFWFRPALLVSVLLLLYPLLPITVPYLSLPKMIEYKNKMVSKGIDSPFRWEDGNVHELPQDYADMFGWDEMAEKAAKVYHSLPPEEQKQTIIFCGNYGFAGALHHYRKQYNLPEIHSLNASFMLWMPPNPTFKTMIYIDFVRNNDEDAFHLFKSVKKMGEVTNPYAREKGTGVYLLQEPIQNIDRLVESAIKEERSFLVRN; encoded by the coding sequence ATGGAAAACAAACAAACAACCTGGCTACAGCGAAATGCTATCATTCTAACATTTGTCGTTCTTAAACTGCTTATTCATTTGCTAACTAATCATAATTATGGTTTTCATAGAGATGAGTTTCTATACCTAGCTGAAGGTGATCACCTGGATTGGGGATATCTGGAAGTACCACCGTTTATATCAATTTTAGCCTTTATAGTAAACAATGTATTGGGAAGCTCAATTGAGGCTGTTAGGTTATTTCCCACTTTATTTGGTGCTGCAATAGTAGCCTTAAGTGGTTTAATGGCTCGCGAAATGGGAGCAAAGCGATTTGGTGAATTTTTGGCATGTTTTACCGTTTTATTCTCTTTAGTATTTCTAAGGGTAAGCTTGTTATTCCAGCCCGTGATTATTGAAGTGTTCTTCTGGACTTTATTTGGCTACTTATTGATCCGCTATATTAATGAAGGAACAACAAAATGGCTTATTTACCTGGGAATAGCTTTTGGCTTAGGAATGATGAACAAATATTCATCAGCATTTTTTATTTTTTCAATGGGTGTTGCGATGTTGTTTACCAATGAAAGAAAGCTGTTGATCAATAAGTACTTTTGGATTTCCGCTTTGATTGCTTTTCTGATTTTCCTTCCCAATTTATTTTGGCAATATTCTTATAATTTTCCGGTGGTCCATCACATGAAGGAACTGCGCGAAACCCAATTGGTAAATGTTAAGCCGATCAATTTCTTTGTTGATCAATTGTTGATGAATATAACGGCGCTACCCGTTGTTCTTCTGGGTTTTTATGCATTGATTTTTACACGGTCACGTTATAAGCTAATTGGACTTACAGCTTTGTTTGTTATCCTTTTGTTGCTTATTACAAGCGGAAAAAGTTATTATACAATTGGGGTTTATCCAATGGTAATGGCTGGTGGGGCAGTATTTATTGAGAAAATTACCTCATCGAAACTTGCATTTTGGTTCCGGCCGGCATTACTTGTTAGTGTTTTATTGCTGTTGTATCCGTTACTGCCCATAACTGTACCCTATCTGTCACTACCTAAAATGATCGAATACAAGAATAAAATGGTGAGCAAAGGTATTGATAGTCCGTTTCGTTGGGAAGATGGAAATGTACATGAACTTCCACAGGATTATGCAGATATGTTTGGCTGGGATGAGATGGCAGAGAAAGCCGCAAAAGTTTATCATTCATTACCTCCTGAAGAACAAAAACAAACAATCATTTTTTGTGGCAATTATGGGTTTGCAGGCGCCTTACATCATTATCGCAAACAATATAATTTACCTGAGATTCATAGTTTAAATGCCAGTTTTATGTTATGGATGCCACCAAACCCGACCTTTAAAACGATGATTTATATTGATTTCGTTAGAAATAATGATGAAGACGCTTTTCATCTATTTAAATCGGTAAAGAAGATGGGAGAGGTTACCAATCCCTACGCAAGAGAAAAAGGGACTGGCGTTTATTTATTGCAAGAACCCATACAAAATATAGATAGATTGGTTGAATCGGCAATTAAAGAGGAACGATCATTTTTAGTAAGAAATTGA
- a CDS encoding FMN-binding glutamate synthase family protein — protein sequence MRKGFIVSSIAGIIVCALLGAFVNVNWYIPLIVIVALTILGIYDMSQTKHSIMRTYPVFGRMRYWMEALRPKLYQYFIESDIDGRPINRIDRSTIYQRAKHEVDSMAFGTQMDVYAEGYEWMSHSIAPKDFTKLDRNPKVVIGNKDCKHPYASSLLNVSAMSFGALSSNAIEALNGGAKIGGFAHNTGEGGVSPHHLRQGGDLIWQIGTGYFGCRDENGNFSAEGFKLNATRPEVKMIELKISQGAKPGHGGILPATKNTPEIAAIRHIKPGTTVASPPFHSAFNNPLELVKFIQQLRDLSGGKPVGFKLCIGRGNEFIGICKAMIELDCYPDFITVDGGEGGTGAAPQEFSNYVGAPLLDGLAFVHNMLVGYNIRHHIKIIASGKILSGFSIVRAIAIGADACNSARAMMMAVGCIQALQCNTNKCPTGVATQDPSLTVGLVVDDKKQRVANYHAETVKNFVELIGAAGIDNYRDLTRSHIYRRVFMNEIRTYEDIFPYVEPGGMLNDKMPDRYRVDLSTAYMDRWN from the coding sequence ATGCGAAAGGGATTTATAGTTAGTTCAATAGCAGGTATTATTGTATGTGCACTCTTAGGTGCCTTTGTAAACGTAAATTGGTACATTCCATTAATTGTGATAGTGGCACTTACTATCCTTGGTATCTATGATATGTCCCAAACTAAACATTCAATCATGCGTACCTATCCGGTTTTTGGCCGTATGCGTTATTGGATGGAGGCGCTCAGACCAAAACTTTACCAATATTTTATTGAATCTGATATCGATGGACGCCCGATAAACCGTATTGATCGTTCTACCATTTATCAGCGTGCTAAACACGAGGTTGATTCAATGGCATTTGGTACTCAAATGGATGTTTATGCTGAAGGCTACGAATGGATGAGTCATTCAATTGCGCCAAAAGATTTTACAAAGTTAGATCGTAATCCTAAAGTTGTAATTGGTAATAAGGATTGTAAACATCCTTATGCTTCAAGCTTGTTAAACGTTTCTGCGATGAGTTTTGGTGCCTTAAGTTCAAACGCGATTGAGGCCTTGAATGGCGGTGCCAAAATAGGAGGGTTTGCTCATAATACGGGAGAAGGAGGAGTTAGCCCACACCACTTAAGACAAGGTGGCGATCTAATTTGGCAAATTGGTACCGGATATTTTGGTTGTCGTGATGAGAATGGTAATTTCTCTGCAGAAGGATTTAAACTGAACGCAACTCGTCCGGAAGTAAAAATGATTGAGCTTAAAATTTCCCAAGGTGCTAAACCTGGTCACGGGGGTATTTTACCGGCAACTAAGAATACACCTGAAATTGCAGCAATTCGTCATATTAAGCCAGGAACAACCGTGGCATCACCACCGTTTCACTCTGCATTTAATAATCCACTCGAACTGGTAAAATTCATCCAGCAATTACGTGACCTATCAGGTGGAAAACCGGTTGGTTTTAAATTGTGTATTGGTCGCGGAAACGAGTTTATCGGTATTTGTAAAGCCATGATCGAGCTCGACTGTTATCCAGATTTTATTACCGTTGATGGTGGTGAAGGTGGAACAGGAGCTGCACCGCAAGAGTTTTCAAATTATGTAGGAGCGCCATTATTAGATGGTTTGGCTTTTGTGCATAATATGCTGGTGGGTTACAATATCCGTCATCATATCAAGATTATTGCTTCAGGGAAAATATTATCTGGTTTCAGTATTGTAAGAGCTATCGCAATTGGAGCAGATGCTTGTAACTCTGCACGTGCAATGATGATGGCTGTAGGATGTATTCAAGCATTACAATGTAACACGAATAAATGTCCGACAGGAGTTGCTACTCAAGATCCATCATTAACTGTTGGTTTAGTGGTTGATGATAAAAAACAACGTGTAGCGAATTATCATGCAGAAACAGTTAAGAACTTTGTTGAATTGATAGGAGCAGCTGGTATTGATAACTACAGGGATCTTACTCGTTCACATATTTATCGTCGTGTGTTTATGAATGAGATCAGAACGTATGAAGATATCTTCCCTTATGTTGAACCCGGAGGGATGTTAAATGATAAAATGCCTGATCGTTATCGGGTTGACCTTTCAACTGCCTATATGGATAGGTGGAATTAG
- the gloA2 gene encoding SMU1112c/YaeR family gloxylase I-like metalloprotein, producing MLKLNKIHHIAIICSDYEKSKSFYCDVLGLSIIQETFRAERESYKLDLALGSNYVIELFSFPDPPVRRSFPEACGLRHLAFEVDDIKSAKEELISKGVTVQEIRMDELTGKQFAFFDDPDGLPLEIYQK from the coding sequence ATGCTTAAACTCAATAAGATTCACCATATCGCTATAATTTGTTCCGATTATGAAAAATCTAAATCTTTTTATTGTGATGTTTTAGGCCTAAGCATTATTCAGGAAACTTTTAGAGCTGAAAGAGAGTCCTATAAATTGGATTTGGCGTTGGGGAGTAATTACGTAATTGAACTATTTTCCTTTCCCGACCCTCCGGTTCGTCGTTCTTTCCCCGAAGCTTGCGGATTGCGTCACCTTGCATTTGAAGTGGATGATATAAAAAGTGCAAAGGAAGAATTAATATCAAAAGGAGTAACTGTTCAGGAAATAAGGATGGATGAACTTACCGGAAAGCAGTTTGCTTTTTTCGATGATCCGGATGGGTTGCCACTTGAGATTTATCAAAAGTAG
- a CDS encoding DUF4595 domain-containing protein, translating into MKTSKITLSALTLSFLLIAGSCSNDDDGDGPNPNPNPGGKTCLITQENDGDGHVEIKYEYDSKNRLTKVSDFDDAGKLDEYSTIAYNTDKVVVTNFDDDNSKEGEFTYTIGANGYASKGEWTETYEEDGFTYTGVIVVTYQYDGAGYLAKSVMETTVTSTDPENPGPFKSRLTTENTYTGGNLTASKNTNEILGDMPFTSVSNSTYEYYTDKEDNRGSGSNIRFFLGKGSKNLVKKETHTSEGGSNSIEYTYEINGDKQVTKETSKVGTDTSVTSYIYTCK; encoded by the coding sequence ATGAAAACTTCTAAAATTACACTCTCTGCACTGACTCTAAGCTTTTTATTGATAGCTGGTTCATGTTCAAATGATGATGATGGTGATGGGCCAAATCCAAATCCAAATCCTGGAGGAAAAACCTGTTTGATTACACAGGAAAATGATGGTGATGGTCATGTTGAAATTAAGTACGAGTATGACTCAAAGAACCGCTTAACTAAAGTTTCAGATTTTGATGATGCCGGAAAATTAGATGAATACTCAACGATTGCGTATAATACAGATAAGGTAGTTGTAACCAATTTTGATGACGATAATTCAAAAGAAGGTGAATTTACTTATACCATTGGAGCTAATGGTTATGCTTCTAAAGGTGAGTGGACCGAAACCTACGAAGAAGATGGCTTTACTTACACAGGTGTAATTGTGGTAACTTACCAATACGATGGAGCAGGTTACTTGGCTAAATCAGTAATGGAAACAACCGTAACAAGTACTGATCCTGAAAACCCTGGACCTTTTAAGTCGCGTTTAACCACCGAAAATACGTACACCGGGGGTAATCTTACTGCTTCAAAAAATACCAATGAAATACTTGGAGATATGCCATTCACATCTGTTTCTAACAGTACCTACGAGTACTATACGGATAAAGAAGATAACAGAGGTTCAGGATCAAATATTAGATTCTTCCTGGGTAAAGGCTCTAAAAATTTGGTAAAAAAAGAAACTCACACTAGTGAGGGTGGCTCTAATTCTATTGAATACACCTACGAAATTAATGGTGATAAACAAGTAACCAAAGAAACTTCAAAAGTTGGAACAGACACCTCTGTAACCTCCTACATTTACACTTGTAAATAA
- the fmt gene encoding methionyl-tRNA formyltransferase, giving the protein MKIVFMGTPDFAVASLNTLVENNYEIAAVVTAPDKPAGRGQQLSQSAVKKYAVEKQLKVLQPEKLKNADFLTELKALNADLFIVVAFRMLPEVVWNMPPKGTFNLHGSLLPQYRGAAPINWAVINGEKETGVTTFFLQHEIDTGNIIFNAKTAITDEDNAGSVHDKLMKIGANLVLKTVRAIENNEVKPITQDLVIADLGISPDGLKHAPKIFKDDCKVNWNQPTEQIFNLIRGLSPYPTAFTELDGLTLKLFTIEKEIVQHNEMPGKVLSDGKKFLKFTTQDGYINVLELQLQGKKRMKVDEFLRGYRLS; this is encoded by the coding sequence ATGAAGATCGTTTTTATGGGCACACCCGATTTTGCGGTAGCCTCACTTAATACATTAGTTGAAAATAATTACGAAATAGCAGCAGTGGTTACTGCACCTGATAAGCCGGCAGGGAGAGGTCAGCAATTGTCGCAATCGGCTGTAAAAAAATATGCAGTTGAAAAACAACTGAAAGTTTTACAACCCGAAAAACTTAAAAATGCAGATTTCCTTACCGAATTAAAGGCCTTAAATGCTGATCTGTTTATTGTTGTCGCATTCAGGATGTTACCTGAGGTAGTTTGGAATATGCCTCCAAAAGGTACTTTTAATCTTCATGGATCATTACTTCCGCAATACCGTGGCGCGGCTCCAATTAACTGGGCGGTAATCAACGGAGAAAAGGAAACGGGAGTCACCACTTTTTTCCTACAACACGAAATTGATACAGGGAACATTATTTTCAATGCTAAAACGGCAATTACAGATGAAGATAATGCAGGCTCAGTTCATGATAAATTAATGAAAATTGGGGCCAATCTTGTTCTGAAAACAGTTAGAGCGATTGAAAACAATGAAGTGAAACCAATTACGCAAGATTTGGTTATCGCTGATTTAGGTATATCTCCTGATGGACTTAAACACGCTCCGAAAATTTTTAAAGATGATTGTAAGGTTAACTGGAATCAGCCTACGGAGCAGATTTTTAACTTAATCAGAGGTTTGAGTCCCTACCCTACAGCTTTTACTGAGTTAGATGGACTCACTTTGAAACTTTTCACAATAGAAAAAGAGATCGTTCAACACAATGAAATGCCAGGAAAAGTGCTTTCCGACGGCAAGAAATTCCTAAAATTCACTACCCAGGATGGCTATATCAATGTTCTTGAATTACAGTTGCAAGGTAAAAAAAGAATGAAGGTGGATGAATTTTTAAGAGGCTATCGGTTGAGTTGA
- a CDS encoding DnaJ C-terminal domain-containing protein, translated as MDYKDYYKILGVDKSATEAEIKKAYRKLAIKYHPDKNQGDKASEEKFKEVSEAYEVLGDKEKRTKYDQFGENWKYYEQQQAQGKAQGGFDWSKWQAQNQGGAYSYQGNMNDFFGESGQEGHFSDFFENLFGGRFTGSRQQRTRARKGQDLQAEMEVSLEDAYNGCAKQIELSGTKLNLKLKPGLYDGQVIRLKGKGAPGLNGGEPGHLLITLHITPHPKFELKGRDIYTDIDIDLYTAVLGGKATVKTLGNNVNITIAEHTDSGKVFRLKGMGMPDYDHPETKGDLYVKTIIRLPKHFSVKEKELFHQLSTLKSENHAKTV; from the coding sequence ATGGATTACAAAGATTATTACAAGATTTTAGGGGTTGATAAATCCGCAACTGAGGCCGAAATTAAAAAGGCTTACAGGAAACTTGCCATTAAATATCATCCTGATAAAAACCAAGGCGATAAAGCATCTGAAGAAAAATTTAAGGAAGTAAGTGAGGCTTATGAAGTGCTGGGTGATAAAGAAAAACGTACAAAGTATGACCAGTTCGGTGAAAACTGGAAATATTATGAACAGCAACAAGCTCAAGGTAAGGCTCAGGGTGGTTTCGACTGGTCTAAATGGCAAGCACAGAACCAGGGTGGTGCTTATTCGTACCAGGGCAATATGAATGATTTCTTTGGAGAGAGCGGACAAGAAGGGCATTTTTCTGATTTCTTCGAAAATTTATTTGGTGGCCGATTCACTGGCTCCCGACAACAGCGAACAAGGGCTAGAAAAGGCCAGGATCTGCAGGCAGAAATGGAAGTTAGTCTGGAAGATGCTTATAATGGTTGTGCGAAGCAAATTGAACTCAGCGGGACTAAACTTAATCTAAAACTAAAACCTGGATTATACGACGGACAAGTAATTCGTCTGAAAGGCAAAGGTGCTCCCGGCCTCAATGGTGGCGAACCCGGGCATTTGCTGATTACTTTACATATTACTCCTCACCCTAAGTTTGAATTAAAAGGCAGGGATATTTATACCGATATAGATATTGATTTATACACGGCTGTTCTTGGAGGAAAAGCAACGGTAAAAACTTTAGGTAATAATGTAAACATTACCATTGCTGAACATACCGATAGCGGCAAGGTCTTCCGCCTTAAAGGAATGGGAATGCCGGATTATGATCACCCTGAAACTAAAGGCGACCTGTATGTTAAAACGATTATAAGACTGCCGAAGCACTTTAGTGTTAAGGAAAAAGAACTGTTTCATCAATTATCCACACTAAAATCCGAAAACCATGCTAAAACTGTATAA